In Candidatus Accumulibacter cognatus, the genomic window GCCGGAGTGGTCGCCCCATGATCGCAATCAAACGCCTTTCCAGCACCGATCCCGACTTCAAAGAGCGACTCGATGCCCTGCTGGCCTTCGAAGCCGCGCAGGACGCCTGCGTCGAACAGACTGTCGCCGACATTCTTTCCGAAGTGAAGGCACGTGGCGATGCCGCGGTGATCGAGTACACCCAGCGTTTCGATGCCTTGAGCGCCAACTCGATGGCCGAACTCGAACTCTCGCAGAGCGAACTGCAGCAAGCACTCGCCGCTCTGCCGCCGACGCAAAGGCAGGCACTCGAAGCCGCCGCCGAGCGGGTGCGCAGCTACCACCAACGACAGCCGCTACAGAGCTGGCAATACGAAGACGAAGGCGAGAAGACGCACGGCACGATGCTGGGCCAGAAAGTGACCCCCCTTGACCGCGTCGGCCTCTACGTTCCCGGCGGCAAGGCGTCGTACCCCTCGTCGGTGCTGATGAACGCGATTCCGGCGCGCGTTGCCGGAGTCAGGGAACTGATCATGGTCGTGCCGACGCCAGCCGGCGAGCACAACCCACTGGTTCTCGCCGCTGCCGCGCTGGCTGGCGTCGATCGCTTATTCACCATCGGCGGTGCGCAGGCGATCGCCGCTCTGGCCTACGGCACACAGACCATTCCGCAGGTGGACAAGATCGTCGGCCCCGGCAATGCCTACGTCGCCGCCGCCAAACGCCGTGTCTATGGGGTCGTCGGTATTGACATGGTTGCCGGTCCGTCGGAGATCCTCGTCATTTGCGACGGGCAGACCAACCCCGCCTGGGTGGCCATGGATCTTTTCTCGCAAGCCGAACACGATGAACTCGCACAGTCGATCCTGGTCTGTCCGGATACTGCCTATATCGAACGCGTTGCCGCTGCGCTCGACGATTTGCTGCCGACGATGCCGCGTCAACGGGTCATTCGGGCAGCACTTGAAAATCGCGGCGCGCTGATCCAGGTGCGCGATCTCGACGAGGCCTGCCATATCGCCAACCGCATCGCCCCCGAACACCTCGAACTGTCAATGGCCGATGCCGAAACCTGGGTGGACAAGATTCGGCACGCCGGCGCGATCTTCATCGGTCCTTACACCTCGGAGGCGCTCGGCGACTACTGTGCCGGCCCCAACCATGTCCTGCCGACGTCCGGAAGCGCCCGCTTCTCTTCACCGCTGGGAGTCTACGACTTTCAGAAACGGACCAGCCTGATCCGGGTATCGCAGGCCGGTTCGCAGACCCTCGGACGCATCGCGGCAACGCTGGCGTATGGCGAGGGTCTGCCGGCGCACGCGCGATCCGCCGAGTATCGGGTCGAAAGTTGAGCCGACCTTTATATCCAGTCAGACAGCGCGTGCCTTCTGCTCCCGATTCTCTATCGCCTCCGAGCGCCTGAGCGTAAGCCGGAAGCCCTCCTGCGGGCGAATCATCTCCGCCGTGTCGTCAATGAAGAGGTCGTGGAGCAGGAAATTGACCTTGGCGAGCATGAAGGGAGAAAGCGCCTCACATTGTTCGAGAATCAACTCCTCGCCTCCTTTCATGGCCAGTGCCAGTGGACCGTAATGAAAACACAGGTGTTGCCCGCTCCAGTATTGGTTACCGATCAATTCGTCGAGATCGGTTCGCTCGGTACAGATGTGCACCATGAGATTTCTCCGCAAAGTGAAGCTCTTGCACTGATTAACGGCTTGCTATCGATCCAGGTTGAGTGATTTTTGTGGTTCTGTGGTGAGCAAACAGCGATGTGGGTTTGCGCCCCTGCCGCAATCCGCGGAAGCACCCCGGCAGGCGGCCTCTCCGCACGCTTTGGGTCAAGCACAAAAAGGATAAAAACGGCAGAACCTACAGAACTTTGGGCTTCTGCACATGGCAGTTCCGGGTGAGCGCATCAGTCTTCTCCCTCTCTGTCGTTGACCCCATACTCCCGGTCGAGATGGTTCATGTAGCGGGCGTACCACCAGATGATCAGCACATAGATCACCGGCGCTCCCTGGGCCCCCATGTAGAAACCGAGCGGCAAACCCAGCAGGGAGATATCCGCCAGATCGCGCGCGAAGTAACTGACGACAAAGGTCACGACAAACCAGATAGCCAGCAGCAAGGCCGTCATCCTGAGGTTGCACCGCCAGTATTCCTGCTGCTTTCGTCCGCGTTGCACGTATCGCTCCGTAGTTACGGAAGACTGCCCCGGACCCCGGCGAACGCGTTGTGGGTCGCCCCATGAGCAGTGATCAACAATGGTCAAATTCCGGGTACCGGACACTTTCGACAAAATCCTGGGTTTCCTGGCTGGGCGGCCGGCCACACAGACTGACCACGATGATCGTCAGAAAGCCGGCAGCGACGCCCCACACGCCGGCCGCAGTTGACTGAATCCCCAGCCAGGGTTCCATGCCGATACCGTGGATTCCCAGCCACGGAATGGCATCGAAATGGACGCGCACCATGTAATAAATGGTTACCAGCAAGCCAAGCACCATGCCACTGACCGCGCCAGCCGATGTCGCCCGCCGCCAGAAGATGCCGAGAATCAATGCCGGGAAAAAAGCTGATCCTGCCAGCGAGAACGCCCAGGCGACCATGAACAGGATGGTCGCCGGTTTCTGCGAGGCAACGCTCGCCGCCAGGACTGCAACCACCAGCAGCAGTGACTTGGAAACCACCAGCCGCCATTGCGTACTCGCCTGCGGGCGAAAAATCTTGTAATAGACGTCGTGCGCCAGAGCACTGGCAATCGTCAGCAGCAGCCCGTCTGCGGTGGACAGCGCAGCGGCGAGCGCACCGGCGGCCACCAGACCGGAAATGACGTAGGGCAAGCCGGCAATTTCCGGGGTTGCCAGCAGAATCACGTCGGGATTGAGCGACAGCTCGGCGAGTTGCAGGATGCCATCGCCGTTGATGTCTTCGATCGAAACCATACCGATCTTGCCCCATGAATTGACCCACATCGGCAGTTGTGCCATCGATGAGCCCACCAGACTCGTGTAAATCTCATACTTGGCAAAAGCCGCGTAGGCCGGGGCGGTGAGATACAGGGCCAGGATGAACAATAGCGACCAGAATACCGAATTGCGCGCTTCGCGTACGCTGGGTGTCGTGTAGTAACGCATCAGCACATGCGGCAGGGCCGCCGTGCCGACCATCAGGCAGAACACCAGACTCAGGAAGTTCACGCGCGCACCGTCGTTCACCGCATCGCCTTTCCCGGGATAGGGGGTCAGATGGTGATCGGGAGCTGTGCCACGCTGCGCTGCCTGATGCATCAGGCCTTCCCAATAACTGCGCGCCTCATCGCTGCTCTTGGGCAACTCCCGGCGCTGCCGCTCGAGCGTCGCCACCTCGCGCATTTGCGCGTTACTGCCTTTCAGATCGTCGATACGCACGCTCAGGCTGCGCTGTTCTTCCTCTAGTGAGTCCGGCAACGCCAGTATGCGGTCGTGGTAACCATCGGCACGTTCGCGGAAGCGGTGGCGGGCGTCGATTTCGGCCGGGTCATCGAAGATCCTTTCCTCCATATCCTGCACTTTCTGCAGCACCTGGCCGTAGGTCAACTGCGGCACTGGAATGCCGCTGACCTGATACGAAAGAATGGTCACCGGCACCAGATAGGCGACAATCAGGATGGCGTATTGGGCCACCTGCGTCCAGGTGACCGCGCGCATGCCACCCAGAAAGGAACACACCAGGATGCCGGCCAGGCCGACAAATACCCCGACCTCGAACTGCAGGCCCACAAAGCGGCTAGTAATCAACCCGACGCCATAGATCTGCGCAACCACATAAACAAAGGAGGCCAGGATGGTCGCAAAGACACCGACCAGCCTCGCCAGATTGCCACCATAACGCGCGGCGAGGAAATCTGGGATCGTATATTGGCCAAAACGTCGCAGGTAAGGTGCCAGCAGCAGGGCCACAAGAACGTAGCCGCCGGTCCAGCCCATCACGTAGGCCAGGCCCTGATATCCCGATAGGTAGAGCGTGCCGGCCAGACCCATGAACGAGGCCGCACTCATCCAGTCGGAGCCGGTTGCCATGCCATTGAATACCGCCGGCACACGCCGGCCGGCAACGTAATACTCGGAAACGCTGGCGGTTCGCGCCAGCACGCCAATCGTTGCGTACAGGAAGATGGTCAGGAAAAGAAAGGAGTAACCGATCCAGCGCGGCGGCATGCCATGCTGCTCGAGCACCGCCAGGGTCCCGATGAAAATGAAGAAACCAACCGTGTAGTAAGCGTAATAGCGACGCAACTGGACAGGGTAGTCGGCCATCGTTCAGTGCCCGCCTAACCGCTCTGGTGCAAGTGGCGACGCGCCTTCTCAAGTTCGAGCAGGCTGGCTGGTGTCATGAAGCCTTTGCGCGCGCCGCTGGCAATCGTGATCTGCAACAACTGGGCCGTCGCATAAGCATCAGAAATGGCATGGTGACGGCGGATGCTGACAATGGAGAAGTGGTCCAGCCAGGCGTCAAGCCCTCCCCCCGTATGCTCGACATCGCGAAAAAGATCCGGCATCACCCACGCCAGATCGATCCACGCCAGCCTCCACTCGATACCGAGGTATTCTGTCAGCGTACGTTCGATCATCGCGGCAACAAACGGCACATTGTATGCAATCAGTGGCGCCTTGCCGACAAAGTGCAGGAAGGAGATCAACGCGTCGACCGGCGGATGACCGGCTGCCGACTCCGAATGCGGGCGCACCAGCGAGCCGGGCACAGGATCGGCACTGAGCTCGGCAGATCCGAAGCGCAGATGGCAGGCATCCTTGAAGTCGATCTGCCCGTCGACTACCGCCAACGCCCCTATTGCGCAGAGGTGATCGGTCTTGACGTTGATGCCCGTCGTTTCGATGTCGACGACCACATAGCGACAACGATAGTGCGAACGCCGCAGGTCCGGCGCAGGCAATTGGCGCCAGGCGGCGATCAACTGCTGCTGTCCGGCGGTCAATGCTGGGATAGGCGTTTCCTGGCCACTGAACAATCTGGAAAACCAGGCCATGGTCAGAGCTGATAATCGAGTTTAAGGCGTGCCTGCAGCTTGCGCGCCTGTCGGAAAGCTTCTTTGAGAATGCGCCGTTCAATCTCGTTGAGTTCATCGGGCCGTATGAGATTGTCGCCCTCGCGTCCATGTTCCTGCTCAAAATGCTGGTGCCGCAAGCGCAGCAACTGGATGAAATTGAACCCTTCGAGGCTTGCAGCCACCTCCTCTGGAGAAAGATTCATCAGGACGCCGGCGCGTTTGATGCGCGTCGCAGTGTTCGTTGCCTCGACCTGACGGGCCAGTGCAAAAACCCGCGCTGCATCGGTAAACAGGCGGACGCCATACTTTTTGAGGTCGATGCTCCCCGGATGCTCGGGATCGTCGCTGGTCACAAAGTCACGTATCCTGCCCAGCGGTGGCGACACGCTGAGTGCGTTCTGCGCCAGCATGCGCAGGAACAGCGGATTACCGCTGGTCTGCCGGAACAGTGACAGACGCATCCGGTGCGCCAGATTGAAGCGTCCGTAGAGCGGTCGAAAATCGAAGAAAATAGTGGCGTTGAGCAAAGCCTGCGGTTCCGGTGTGCGTACCCACTGGGCGAATCTTTCCTCCCACTCCTCCAGCGTCAGGCACAGGCTGGGGTTGCTGGCCATGATATTGCCCTTGCACAGCGGAAAACCACAGGTGTCCAGGTCAGCATTGACGTCGCGAGCGAAATCGAGAAAACGCAACTGTGTCTGCTCGCGATCCATGATGTCGGTACAGATATAGACGATGCCGTTATCCTGATCGGAAATGAAGGTCTGTTCGTCACGCCCCTCCGATCCGAACGACAGCCACGCCCAGTCAATGCCATAGAGGTCATGCCGATCCAGATTCATTTCGATGATGCGGCGAGTCACGGTATCATTGAGGGTCGAGATGAACTGCGTGATCTCCTGCCCGCCGACCCCTTCGGCAAGCATGGTCAGCGACAGTTGGCGGATATCCCCACGCGCATGCTGCACAACATCAAGACTGCTCGCCGCGTCGATCGCGTGCCGGATCTGCCGCAGACCGGCACCCTGCAGTTTGAATAGATCACGCTCCGAAACCACGCCTCTGAGTCGTCCGCCTTCGTCCACAGCCAGCACATGGCGGATGCCGTGCATGGCCATGGCCAATGCCGCATCGTGGGCGTTGGCCGCCAGCGGCAAGGTCTGCGGAGTGGCCGACATGACCGAGGAGATCGGTTGCTCCAGCGAGGTACCCGGCAAGACAATCCGCTTCAGCACATCGGAAAGCGTAAAGATACCCACCGGTTGATCAGCAGCATCAACGACCACCATCGAACCCAGGTGGCGATCGGCCATCAAGGCAACAACCTGGCGAATCGACGTGTCCGGTACCACCGAGACCGGTTCCCGCTTGACAATCATTGCAAGCGGTGAATTCATGGTCTTCTGCTCGGCGGCGCGTTGTGTAAACTGCAGTTGCAACTGCTGCTGCGATTGCCTGAGCAGGCCGGCGATATACTGGCTGCAGAAGAGGTTGAAAACCGTACTCTTCTGGGTCAGGGTAAAGAAATCGTCGGCCGGCAATTCGTAGCAGAAAACCTCTTCGCGTGCCACGTAGGCACTCGAAGTTGGTCGCTGCGCCATCAGCGCCGAAATCGCGAAGGCCTGCCCCGGACCGAGCGTGTTTGGCGCAGGCTCGACATTGCTACTGGCCGCGCCACTGGCCCGGACTTGCACCTTGCCATGCTGCAGAATGTAGAGGGTACGCGCAACCCCCATCTCGCTCGAAAGGATCCGCGCACCCTTGGGATAATGGGCCAACCGGACGTGTTCTGCGAGAAAGCGCAGCGCCTCCGCCTCCATTCGATCAAAGGGCGGATGGGCCTGCAGGAACTGGAGGCAGGCCGCAACCAGCATCTCCGTTGCACTGTTGCTCATACCCGCTCCTCGATCGCAATAATTCAACAGGCCGGCACCTCCTGGCGCCGGCCTGGAAGCCTGCTTTACGACCGGGCGCTCAAGCGCGGCGCCAGGTCAGCCGTGGGTGGTCTGTCTGTCTCGATCAACCGCGGAGTTGCTCCAGAATCGCCGGGTTCTCGAGCGTCGAGACATCCTGCGCGGTCGTTTCGCCTCTGGCGAGAGAGCGCAGCAGACGACGCATGATCTTGCCCGAACGTGTTTTTGGCAGGTTCTCGCCGAAGCGCAGATCCTTCGGCTTGGCAATCGGACCGATCTCGCGGCCGACGTGGTCCTGCAACTCCTTGACCATCTTCTTCGCCGCTTCGCCGGTCGGCCGCGTGCCCTTCAGCACCACAAAGGCACAGATCGCTTCGCCGGTCAGATCATCCGGGCGACCGACCACAGCCGCTTCCGCCACCATCGGGTGCGAGACCAGCGCAGACTCGATCTCCATGGTCCCCATGCGGTGACCGGAAACATTCAGCACATCGTCGATACGACCGGTGATCGTGAAATAGCCAGTGTTGATATCGCGGATCGAACCGTCACCAGCGAGGTAGAGTTTACCAGCGAAGTCATCGGGGTAATACGATTTCTTGAAGCGCTCAGGATCACCCCAGATGTTGCGAATCATTGCCGGCCAGGGCCTTTTCACGACCAGCAGCCCCCCCTTGCCCCAATCGAGTTCGGTCCCGGTTTCGTCGACGACGGCAGCCTCGATCCCCGGGAAGGGCAAGGTGCACGAACCCGGCACCAACGGAGTCGCACCCGGCAGCGGCGTAATCATGTGTCCACCGGTCTCGGTTTGCCAGAAGGTGTCAACAATCGGGCAACGAGCACCGCCAACACTATCGTAGTACCACTGCCAGGCCGCTGGGTTGATCGGTTCGCCAACGGTACCGAGCAGGCGCAGCGACGACAGGTCGTACTGGGTAGGCGCAACCGACGGATTGGTATCGGCCGCCTTGATCAGCGAGCGGATGGCGGTCGGTGCGGTGTAGAAAATGTTGACTTTGTGGTCCTGGATCATCTTCAAGAAACGGCCGGCATCCGGATAGGTCGGGATGCCTTCGAAAACCATCTCCGTGCCGCCGCAGGCCAGGGGGCCATAGGTGATATAGGTGTGGCCGGTCACCCAGCCGATGTCTGCAGTGCACCAGAAAAGATCGTTTGGCTTGAGATCGAAGGTCCACTTCATGGTCAGAATGGCATGCAGCAGGTACCCGCCTGTCGAGTGCTGCACCCCCTTCGGCTTGCCGGTCGAACCCGAGGTATAAAGGAGGAACAAGGGGTGCTCGGCACCGACCCACTCCGGTTCGCAAACGTCGGACTGTCCGGCGATCACGTCGTGCCACCAGATGTCTCGGCCGGCAACCATATGGCAGGCACCGCCGGTACGTTGAAAGACGATCACGTCCTTGACCGACTCGCACCCACCCAGCGCAATGCCCTCGTCGACGGCCGGCTTGAGCGGGATCTTCTTGCCGCCTCGGCATTGCTCGTCGGCGGTAATCACCGCTACGGCACCGGCGTCGTTGATCCGGTCGCGTACCGACTGTGCCGAAAAACCACCGAAAACGACCGAGTGAATGGCGCCGATGCGCGCACAGGCCTGCATCGCAACGATGCCCTCAACGCCCATTGACATGTAGATCAGCACCCGGTCGCCCTTCTTGATGCCACGCGCGCGAAGCCCGTTGGCAAACTGGCTTACCCGTGACAGCAGCTCATGGTAGGTTACCCGCTTGACTTCGCCGTCATCGGATTCGAAAACGATCGCCACCTTGTCGCCGAGACCGGCTTCGATGTTGCGATCGAGGCAGTTGTACGAAACATTCAGCGTGCCATCGGCAAACCACTTGAAGAAGGGCGCATTGGAATCGTCAAGCACCTGCGTAAACGGCGTTCTCCAGGATACATGCTCGCGGGCCAGGCGGCCCCAGTAACCGGTGTAATCGCTTGCCGCCTCGGCGCACAGCGCCCGGTAGGCATCCATGCCCGAAATCGTGGCCTGCTTGACAAATTCAGCAGAGGGCTCAAAAAAATTTACGGCCTCGTTCAATGACATGTCCGGTCTCCTGTTTAGGTATTGGTAGAGAATTCAAGAAAGCGATGCTACAAGTCACGAAAAACTCGTTGTTCGCGCCCCCCGCCTAGCGCAAGGCAGATCTAGATCTATATCTATAAGCAGCTGCTCCTCTCTCTATAAGCGGCTGCTCCTGCCTCTTGTCACGCCAAGTGGGCCAGATTAGACGCTGCCAATCTTACATACCACTTACGGCATGGCCGCAACACAACGGAAACAGGCCTTGATGCTAGAATCTCGCTTCCTCCCTCTTCACCGTGAAGCAAATGGCCTCCCTGAAACCCGCTGTTGACAAACTCGAGATGTTCATCTTCTGGAGCCGCTGGCTGCAGGCACCGCTCTATCTGGGTCTGATCATTGCTCAGGGCGCGTATGTGTATCTGTTCATGATCGAGTTGTCACACCTGATTCATAACCTCTTTTTCAGCAGCACACGGATTAGCGAGACCGAGGTGATGCTCGTCGTCCTCGGCCTGATCGACGTGGTGATGATCGCCAACCTGCTGATCATGGTGATCATCGGCGGCTACGAAACCTTTGTCTCCCGACTCGACCTCGAAGGCCACCCCGACCAGCCGGAATGGCTCTCGCACGTCAATGCCGGGGTGCTCAAGATCAAACTGTCGACGGCGATCATCGGCATCTCGTCGATCCATCTGCTGAAGACCTTCATCAACGCAGCGAATTTGAGCGAGCATACGATCATGTGGCAAGTCATGATCCATGCCCTTTTTCTGTGCTCGGCGCTGGCCATGGCCTGGGTCGACCGCATCATGACCCAGACCATCCTGCTCGGAAAGTCACCGCACGCCGCGCGGCACTGAACAGAGACCCGCCGCGGGGAAGGGCCCCGCGGGCCACCCACGAGAGAGAACCTGAAATGACCACGATCAAGCAGGAAGATTTCATCCAGAGCATAGCCGACGCATTCCAGTACATTAGTTACTACCATCCGCTTGACTACATCAAGGCGCTCGGCGCCGCTTACGAGCGCGAGCAGAGTCCGGCCGCCAGGGATGCGATTGCCCAGATCCTGACCAACAGTCGCATGTGTGCCGAGGGACACCGCCCGATTTGCCAGGACACGGGGATCGCCGTGATCTTCCTCAAGGTCGGCATGGACGTCAAATGGGAAGCCACCCTGTCGGTCCAGGAAATGTGCGACGAGGGCGTGCGCCGCGCCTACAACAATCCGGACAACAAGCTGCGGGCCTCGGTGTTGCTCGACCCGGGCGGCGCACGCAAGAACTCGCGCGACAATACGCCCGCAGTCGTGCATTATGAGATCGTTCCCGGACATCATCTCGAGATCATCTGCGCCGCCAAGGGCGGTGGTTCGGAAAACAAGTCCAAGTTCTACGCGCTCAACCCCTCGGACTCGATCGTCGACTGGGTTCTCAAGACCGTACCGACGATGGGTGCCGGCTGGTGTCCACCTGGAATCCTGGGCATCGGCATTGGCGGCACACCCGAGAAGGCCATGCTGCTGGCCAAGGAATCGCTGATGGCGCCGGTCGACATGCACGAGCTGATCGCCCGTGGCGCGCGCAATCGCGTCGAGGAACTGCGCCTGGAACTTTACGAAAAAGTCAATGCGCTGGGAATTGGCGCGCAGGGCCTCGGCGGACTGACCACCGTCCTCGATGTCAAGATCCTCGACTACCCGACGCATGCGGCCAGCCTGCCGGTGGCGATGATTCCCAACTGTGCCGCGACGCGGCACGCGCACTTCCATCTCGACGGTTCCGGGCCAGCCATTCTGATACCACCGGACCTCGGCGAATGGCCCGAGGTCAACTGGACGCCCAATACCGAGACCTCGACGCAGGTCAACCTCGATACCCTGACACCAGCCGAGGTTGCCTCCTGGAAGCCCGGTCAAACCCTGCTCCTCAACGGCAAGATGCTGACCGGCCGCGACGCCGCCCACAAACGCATTCAGGACATGTTGGCCAAAGGCGAAAAGCTGCCGGTTGACTTCACCAACCGCGTCATCTACTACGTTGGTCCGGTTGATCCGGTTCGCGACGAGGTCGTTGGCCCGGCCGGCCCAACGACCGCCACGCGGATGGACAAATTCACCGAGATGATGCTGGCCCAGACCGGACTGATCTCGATGGTCGGCAAAGCAGAGCGTGGCCCGACCGCGATCGAAGCGATCAGGAAACACCAGTCGGCGTATCTGATGGCCGTCGGTGGGGCAGCCTACCTGGTCGCGAAAGCGATCAAGACCGCCAGGGTGGTCGCTTTCGCCGATCTCGGCATGGAAGCGATTTACGAGTTCGATGTCAGGAACATGCCGGTCACTGTCGCCGTCGATTCGACCGGGACATCGGTACACCATACGGGTCCGAAGGAATGGCAGGCCAGGATCGGCAAGATTCCGGTAGCCGTTGCCTGAATTTCCGGGAGATCACGGTGTCACAGGCGGGGGGCCGGTTCCGGACCGGTTTTACGGGGAATAAAGCATGGCGATAGAGCGACCGATCGAGCGATATGGAACGACCCAGCGGTATTCAGATGTTTGCGCTCATGAGAATACCATCTATCTTGTCGAAACACCGCAGACGCTTGACAGCAACGCTGCCACGCAAACACGCGAGGTGCTGGCCGGCGTCGAAAAGCTTCTGGAACAGGCTGGGAGCGACAAGACACGCCTGCTGCTGGTCACCATTTACCTGCGCGACATCGACGATTTGATCGCCGTCAACGCAGTCTGGGACCGCTGGATTCCGCACGGGACCGCGCCGGCGAGGGTCTGCGTCGAAGCCAGGCTGGCTCATCCCGATTTCCTCATCGAAGTTGCCGTTGTTGCCGCCCGCTAGCTGCCTGGCGAACCGGCTCGCCGACAGCAGCTGGACATGCGAGCCAGCGAGCCGGGGCTGCCTGACGCCTTCCGCGCAAGTCCCGGCCTGACCCGATGATTGGCATTTTCGATAGCGGCATCGGTGGACTCTCGGTGTTGGCCGCCATCGCGAGTGCGCTACCGCACGCCGACCTGGTTTACCTCGCCGATACGGCTCATCTTCCCTATGGTGACAAGGACGACGCCTACATCCGCAGGCGTGTGCTGACGATTGGCAACCATCTGGTCGACCAGGGCTGCGGGGTCATCGTCGTGGCCTGTAATACCGCGACCGCGGCCGCAGTCGAGGCTTTTCGTGAGACCTTCCCGAATCTTCCCGTGGTCGGCGTCGAGCCCGGCGTCAAACCGGCCGCGGCCAGGTCGCGCAGTGGTCGTATCGCCGTCCTGGCGACGCTGTCGACGGCGCGCAGCGAACGTCTGGCACAGTTGATCCGGCAACACGCGGGCAGCGTCCAGGTCGAGGTCGAGGCCTGTCCCGGCTGGGCCACCCGCGTCGAAACCCTGTCCCTCGACGACCCGGATTTCGTCGAGGAAGCGCGTGGTCATCTGACACCCTTGCTGGCGACTGGCGTCGATCAGATCGTTCTCGGTTGTACCCATTACGCTTTCCTCAGCCCGGTGCTGGAACCAATCGTTGCCCACCAGGCAACGCTGGTCGATGTCGCGGACGCCGTCGCCCGCCAGTGCGTTCGCCTGGCCGGTACCAATGCACTCGGGGACGGCCGACTGACGCTTCTGGCCACCGCGCAGCCGGAAAAACTGCAGGCTGCCCTGCCCGTTCTCGGCCTACGCTGGCTCGACGACCGCCAGCACAGCGCCGCCCGCCTGGTCATCGCCTGAACATGGCCCCGCCAGCTCACCGCCTAACGGCCATGACTTTCCCAGCCCTCCCGATCATGAAAGTCATGACCGTTTCCCTCCCCCGCAAGTGGGGAGGAGAGATTCGTGAGTCGCATACGAGACTCTCACATTAAACAACTCCCATGGATCCACTCAAGAAATCGACCGTCAGCGAGTACGCGTCCTGGATCATGGCCTTGCTGGCGATGCTGCTGGTCATCGAGGTGCACCTGTTGCCGGCGCTGATTGCCGGCTTGCTGGTGTATGAACTGGTACATGTGCTGGCGCCGTTCTTTGCCCGCCATCTCTCGAGCACGCGCGCCAAGGCCATGGCCGTTGGTCTGGTCGTGTTGTGGGTCCTCGGCGCGGTCACTGCGGCCGTGCTCGGACTGATGGTCTTCATGAACAGCGAGGGCGGCAGTTTCGCTGCCCTGCTCGCAAAAATGGCCGAGATCATCGAGACTTCCCGCTCGACGCTGCCGAACTGGCTCGCCGATTTGCTGCCGCGAGGCGGCGAGGCCATCCGCGAACGAGCCGGCCACTGGCTACGCGAACATTCGGCCGAATTGCAGATGATCGG contains:
- the acs gene encoding acetate--CoA ligase, whose translation is MSLNEAVNFFEPSAEFVKQATISGMDAYRALCAEAASDYTGYWGRLAREHVSWRTPFTQVLDDSNAPFFKWFADGTLNVSYNCLDRNIEAGLGDKVAIVFESDDGEVKRVTYHELLSRVSQFANGLRARGIKKGDRVLIYMSMGVEGIVAMQACARIGAIHSVVFGGFSAQSVRDRINDAGAVAVITADEQCRGGKKIPLKPAVDEGIALGGCESVKDVIVFQRTGGACHMVAGRDIWWHDVIAGQSDVCEPEWVGAEHPLFLLYTSGSTGKPKGVQHSTGGYLLHAILTMKWTFDLKPNDLFWCTADIGWVTGHTYITYGPLACGGTEMVFEGIPTYPDAGRFLKMIQDHKVNIFYTAPTAIRSLIKAADTNPSVAPTQYDLSSLRLLGTVGEPINPAAWQWYYDSVGGARCPIVDTFWQTETGGHMITPLPGATPLVPGSCTLPFPGIEAAVVDETGTELDWGKGGLLVVKRPWPAMIRNIWGDPERFKKSYYPDDFAGKLYLAGDGSIRDINTGYFTITGRIDDVLNVSGHRMGTMEIESALVSHPMVAEAAVVGRPDDLTGEAICAFVVLKGTRPTGEAAKKMVKELQDHVGREIGPIAKPKDLRFGENLPKTRSGKIMRRLLRSLARGETTAQDVSTLENPAILEQLRG
- a CDS encoding TIGR00645 family protein, which translates into the protein MASLKPAVDKLEMFIFWSRWLQAPLYLGLIIAQGAYVYLFMIELSHLIHNLFFSSTRISETEVMLVVLGLIDVVMIANLLIMVIIGGYETFVSRLDLEGHPDQPEWLSHVNAGVLKIKLSTAIIGISSIHLLKTFINAANLSEHTIMWQVMIHALFLCSALAMAWVDRIMTQTILLGKSPHAARH
- a CDS encoding fumarate hydratase, encoding MTTIKQEDFIQSIADAFQYISYYHPLDYIKALGAAYEREQSPAARDAIAQILTNSRMCAEGHRPICQDTGIAVIFLKVGMDVKWEATLSVQEMCDEGVRRAYNNPDNKLRASVLLDPGGARKNSRDNTPAVVHYEIVPGHHLEIICAAKGGGSENKSKFYALNPSDSIVDWVLKTVPTMGAGWCPPGILGIGIGGTPEKAMLLAKESLMAPVDMHELIARGARNRVEELRLELYEKVNALGIGAQGLGGLTTVLDVKILDYPTHAASLPVAMIPNCAATRHAHFHLDGSGPAILIPPDLGEWPEVNWTPNTETSTQVNLDTLTPAEVASWKPGQTLLLNGKMLTGRDAAHKRIQDMLAKGEKLPVDFTNRVIYYVGPVDPVRDEVVGPAGPTTATRMDKFTEMMLAQTGLISMVGKAERGPTAIEAIRKHQSAYLMAVGGAAYLVAKAIKTARVVAFADLGMEAIYEFDVRNMPVTVAVDSTGTSVHHTGPKEWQARIGKIPVAVA
- a CDS encoding RidA family protein — protein: MAIERPIERYGTTQRYSDVCAHENTIYLVETPQTLDSNAATQTREVLAGVEKLLEQAGSDKTRLLLVTIYLRDIDDLIAVNAVWDRWIPHGTAPARVCVEARLAHPDFLIEVAVVAAR
- the murI gene encoding glutamate racemase codes for the protein MIGIFDSGIGGLSVLAAIASALPHADLVYLADTAHLPYGDKDDAYIRRRVLTIGNHLVDQGCGVIVVACNTATAAAVEAFRETFPNLPVVGVEPGVKPAAARSRSGRIAVLATLSTARSERLAQLIRQHAGSVQVEVEACPGWATRVETLSLDDPDFVEEARGHLTPLLATGVDQIVLGCTHYAFLSPVLEPIVAHQATLVDVADAVARQCVRLAGTNALGDGRLTLLATAQPEKLQAALPVLGLRWLDDRQHSAARLVIA